Proteins found in one Canis aureus isolate CA01 chromosome 19, VMU_Caureus_v.1.0, whole genome shotgun sequence genomic segment:
- the SEMA3B gene encoding semaphorin-3B isoform X1: MGRAGAAAMIPGLALLWAAVLGDATPSPPRLRLSFQELQARHGLRIFRLERTCCYEALLVDEERGRLFVGAENHVASLSLDNISKQAKKLAWPAPVEWREECNWAGKDIGTECMNFVKLLHTYNRTHLLACGTGAFHPTCAFVEVGHRLEEPVLRLDLRRLEDGKGKSPYDPRHRAASVLVGEELYSGVAADLMGRDFTIFRSLGQRPSLRTEPHDSRWLNEPKFVKVFWIPESENPDDDKIYFFFRESAVEAAPALGRLSVSRVGQICRNDVGGQRSLVNKWTTFLKARLVCSVPGAEGDTHFDQLQDVFLLSLRDRWSPLLYTVFTTSSTIFQGSAVCVYSMNDVRRAFLGPFAHKEGPMHQWVSYQGRVPYPRPGMCPSKTFGTFSSTKDFPDDVIQFARNHPLMYNSVLPMGGRPLFLQVGAGYTFTQITADRVAAADGHYDVLFIGTDVGTVLKVISVPKGSRPNAEGLLLEEMHVFEDSAAITSMQISSKRHQLYVASRSAVAQIPLHRCAAHGRACAECCLARDPYCAWDGAACTRFQPSAKRRFRRQDVKNGDPSTLCSGDSSHPTLLERKVFGVEGGSAFLECEPRSLQARVEWTFQRAGEAARTTVAAEERAERLPRGLLLRGLRRGDSGVYLCAAVEQGFSQPLRRLALHVLSAAQAERLARTEEAAPVAPPGPKLWYRDFLQLVEPGGGGAGSLRMCRQQPESRPPAPESRRKGRNRRRNAPEPRADRGPRSAAHW, from the exons AtggggcgggccggggccgccGCCATGATCCCGGGCCTGGCCCTGCTCTGGGCAGCAGTGCTGGGGGATGctacccccagccccccacgccTTCGGCTCTCCTTCCAAG AGCTCCAGGCGCGGCACGGTCTCCGGATCTTCAGGCTGGAGAGGACCTGCTGTTATGAAGCTCTGCTGGTGGATGAGGAAAGAGGACGCCTGTTTGTGGGTGCTGAGAACCACGTGGCTTCCCTCAGCTTGGACAACATCAGCAAGCAGGCCAAGAAG CTGGCCTGGCCGGCTCCTGTGGAATGGCGAGAGGAGTGCAACTGGGCCGGGAAGGACATTGGT ACGGAGTGCATGAACTTCGTGAAGTTGCTGCATACCTACAACCGCACCCACTTGCTGGCTTGTGGCACAGGGGCCTTCCACCCAACCTGTGCCTTTGTGGAGGTGGGCCACCGGCTGGAG GAGCCTGTGCTGAGGCTGGATCTTCGAAGGCTAGAGGACGGCAAGGGCAAGAGTCCTTATGACCCAAGGCATCGGGCTGCCTCCGTGCTGGTGG GAGAAGAACTATACTCAGGGGTGGCTGCAGACCTCATGGGCCGGGACTTCACCATCTTCCGCAGCCTGGGCCAGCGTCCAAGCCTCCGAACAGAACCACACGACTCCCGCTGGCTCAACG AGCCCAAGTTTGTCAAGGTCTTTTGGATCCCAGAGAGCGAGAATCCCGACGATGACAAGATCTACTTCTTCTTCCGGGAGTCGGCAGTGGAGGCTGCACCGGCACTGGGACGCCTGTCTGTGTCCCGTGTTGGCCAGATCTGCCGG AATGACGTGGGCGGCCAGCGCAGCCTGGTCAACAAGTGGACCACGTTCCTGAAGGCACGTCTGGTGTGCTCAGTGCCAGGTGCCGAGGGTGACACGCACTTCGACCAGCTCC AGGATGTGTTCCTGCTGTCCTTGAGGGACCGCTGGAGCCCGCTGCTCTACACTGtcttcaccacgtccag CACCATCTTCCAAGGCTCTGCAGTGTGTGTGTACAGCATGAACGATGTGCGCCGTGCATTCCTGGGGCCCTTTGCACACAAGGAAGGGCCCATGCACCAGTGGGTGTCCTATCAGGGCCGAGTCCCCTACCCCCGGCCAGGCATG TGCCCTAGCAAGACCTTTGGCACCTTCAGTTCTACCAAGGACTTTCCTGATGACGTCATTCAGTTTGCCCGGAACCACCCGCTCATGTACAATTCGGTCCTGCCCATGGGTGGGCGCCCTCTCTTCCTACAAGTGGGTGCTGGGTACACCTTCACCCAGATCACTGCAGACCGTGTAGCAGCTGCTGATGGGCACTACGACGTCCTCTTCATTGGCACAG ATGTTGGCACAGTGCTGAAGGTGATCTCAGTGCCCAAGGGCAGCCGGCCTAACGCGGAGGGGCTGCTCTTGGAGGAGATGCACGTGTTTGAG gATTCGGCTGCTATCACCAGCATGCAAATCTCTTCCAAGAGA CACCAGCTGTACGTAGCCTCGCGGAGCGCGGTGGCCCAGATCCCCTTGCACCGCTGTGCTGCCCACGGCCGCGCCTGCGCCGAATGCTGCCTGGCGCGTGACCCTTACTGCGCCTGGGACGGGGCCGCGTGCACGCGCTTCCAGCCCAGCGCTAAAAG GCGGTTCCGGCGGCAAGACGTGAAGAATGGTGACCCCAGTACGCTGTGCTCAGGCG ACTCGTCCCATCCCACACTGCTGGAGCGGAAGGTGTTCGGTGTGGAGGGCGGCAGCGCCTTCCTGGAGTGTGAGCCCCGCTCGCTGCAGGCACGCGTGGAATGGACCTTCCAGCGCGCGGGGGAGGCGGCCCGCACCACG GTGGCTGCGGAGGAGCGCGCGGAGCGCCTGCCCCGGGGACTGCTGCTGCGCGGGCTGCGGCGCGGGGACTCAGGCGTGTACCTGTGCGCAGCTGTTGAGCAGGGCTTTTCGCAGCCTCTGCGTCGCTTGGCGCTACACGTGCTGAGTGCTGCGCAGGCCGAAAGGCTGGCCCGGACCGAGGAGGCTGCGCCCGTCGCCCCTCCGGGCCCCAAGCTCTGGTACCGGGACTTCCTGCAGCTGGTggagccgggcggcggcggcgctggctCCCTGCGAATGTGCCGTCAGCAGCCGGAGTCGCGCCCACCCGCTCCCGAGTCGAGGAGGAAGGGCCGAAACCGCCGAAGGAACGCCCCGGAGCCGCGCGCCGACCGGGGGCCGCGCAGCGCCGCTCACTGGTGA
- the SEMA3B gene encoding semaphorin-3B isoform X2: protein MGRDFTIFRSLGQRPSLRTEPHDSRWLNEPKFVKVFWIPESENPDDDKIYFFFRESAVEAAPALGRLSVSRVGQICRNDVGGQRSLVNKWTTFLKARLVCSVPGAEGDTHFDQLQDVFLLSLRDRWSPLLYTVFTTSSTIFQGSAVCVYSMNDVRRAFLGPFAHKEGPMHQWVSYQGRVPYPRPGMCPSKTFGTFSSTKDFPDDVIQFARNHPLMYNSVLPMGGRPLFLQVGAGYTFTQITADRVAAADGHYDVLFIGTDVGTVLKVISVPKGSRPNAEGLLLEEMHVFEDSAAITSMQISSKRHQLYVASRSAVAQIPLHRCAAHGRACAECCLARDPYCAWDGAACTRFQPSAKRRFRRQDVKNGDPSTLCSGDSSHPTLLERKVFGVEGGSAFLECEPRSLQARVEWTFQRAGEAARTTVAAEERAERLPRGLLLRGLRRGDSGVYLCAAVEQGFSQPLRRLALHVLSAAQAERLARTEEAAPVAPPGPKLWYRDFLQLVEPGGGGAGSLRMCRQQPESRPPAPESRRKGRNRRRNAPEPRADRGPRSAAHW from the exons ATGGGCCGGGACTTCACCATCTTCCGCAGCCTGGGCCAGCGTCCAAGCCTCCGAACAGAACCACACGACTCCCGCTGGCTCAACG AGCCCAAGTTTGTCAAGGTCTTTTGGATCCCAGAGAGCGAGAATCCCGACGATGACAAGATCTACTTCTTCTTCCGGGAGTCGGCAGTGGAGGCTGCACCGGCACTGGGACGCCTGTCTGTGTCCCGTGTTGGCCAGATCTGCCGG AATGACGTGGGCGGCCAGCGCAGCCTGGTCAACAAGTGGACCACGTTCCTGAAGGCACGTCTGGTGTGCTCAGTGCCAGGTGCCGAGGGTGACACGCACTTCGACCAGCTCC AGGATGTGTTCCTGCTGTCCTTGAGGGACCGCTGGAGCCCGCTGCTCTACACTGtcttcaccacgtccag CACCATCTTCCAAGGCTCTGCAGTGTGTGTGTACAGCATGAACGATGTGCGCCGTGCATTCCTGGGGCCCTTTGCACACAAGGAAGGGCCCATGCACCAGTGGGTGTCCTATCAGGGCCGAGTCCCCTACCCCCGGCCAGGCATG TGCCCTAGCAAGACCTTTGGCACCTTCAGTTCTACCAAGGACTTTCCTGATGACGTCATTCAGTTTGCCCGGAACCACCCGCTCATGTACAATTCGGTCCTGCCCATGGGTGGGCGCCCTCTCTTCCTACAAGTGGGTGCTGGGTACACCTTCACCCAGATCACTGCAGACCGTGTAGCAGCTGCTGATGGGCACTACGACGTCCTCTTCATTGGCACAG ATGTTGGCACAGTGCTGAAGGTGATCTCAGTGCCCAAGGGCAGCCGGCCTAACGCGGAGGGGCTGCTCTTGGAGGAGATGCACGTGTTTGAG gATTCGGCTGCTATCACCAGCATGCAAATCTCTTCCAAGAGA CACCAGCTGTACGTAGCCTCGCGGAGCGCGGTGGCCCAGATCCCCTTGCACCGCTGTGCTGCCCACGGCCGCGCCTGCGCCGAATGCTGCCTGGCGCGTGACCCTTACTGCGCCTGGGACGGGGCCGCGTGCACGCGCTTCCAGCCCAGCGCTAAAAG GCGGTTCCGGCGGCAAGACGTGAAGAATGGTGACCCCAGTACGCTGTGCTCAGGCG ACTCGTCCCATCCCACACTGCTGGAGCGGAAGGTGTTCGGTGTGGAGGGCGGCAGCGCCTTCCTGGAGTGTGAGCCCCGCTCGCTGCAGGCACGCGTGGAATGGACCTTCCAGCGCGCGGGGGAGGCGGCCCGCACCACG GTGGCTGCGGAGGAGCGCGCGGAGCGCCTGCCCCGGGGACTGCTGCTGCGCGGGCTGCGGCGCGGGGACTCAGGCGTGTACCTGTGCGCAGCTGTTGAGCAGGGCTTTTCGCAGCCTCTGCGTCGCTTGGCGCTACACGTGCTGAGTGCTGCGCAGGCCGAAAGGCTGGCCCGGACCGAGGAGGCTGCGCCCGTCGCCCCTCCGGGCCCCAAGCTCTGGTACCGGGACTTCCTGCAGCTGGTggagccgggcggcggcggcgctggctCCCTGCGAATGTGCCGTCAGCAGCCGGAGTCGCGCCCACCCGCTCCCGAGTCGAGGAGGAAGGGCCGAAACCGCCGAAGGAACGCCCCGGAGCCGCGCGCCGACCGGGGGCCGCGCAGCGCCGCTCACTGGTGA